The region CATCGGGGTGCGGGCCGGCAGTGAGCACTTCGGCGACGGTGAACCCGGCGAGCTTTTCGGCCGGATCCTCGATCCCTTCGACCTCGTGGCCGATCGCGTTGAGCTTGTCGGCGATCTCCTGCACCGAGGCGTCGGTCTCGAGGAAATACTTCAGCCATTCGATCGAGAACTTCATGCCCGCGCTCCCACTCCGCCCGAAAGCGTCGGTTGGTCGAAGGGCGAGAAGCCGTAGTGCGACAGCCAGCGGGCGTCGCCATCGAAGAAGGCACGCAAGTCGTTCATTCCGTATTTGAGCATGGCGAGGCGGTCGATCCCGAGGCCGAAGGCGAAGCCCTGCCACTCGTTGGGATCATAGCCTGCGAATTCGAGAACGCGCGGATTGACCATCCCGCTGCCGCCCAGTTCCATCCAGTCGTGCCCCTCGGCGTCGCCGTGGCCACCCACGACGCGGCGACCGCCTTCGTTCGAATAGCCGACGTCGAACTCGACCGAAGGCTCGGTGAAGGGGAAATAGGAGGGGCGCAGGCGAAGGACGATATCCTCACGCTCGAAAAGCGCCTTGAAGAAGGTCTCCAGCGTCCACTTGAGATTACCGAGGTGGATGTCGCGGTCGATCGCGAGCCCTTCGACCTGGTGGAACATCGGCGTGTGGGTTGCGTCGCTGTCGCTTCGATAGACGCGGCCCGGCGCGATGATCCGCACCGGCTCGCCGCCATTGGCCGACGCCGCCTTCATCGTGCGAATCTGCACCGGCGAGGTGTGCGTGCGCAGCAGCATGCGGTTGCCGTCGCCATCGCGGTCGGGGAAATAGAACGTGTCCATTTCCGCGCGCGCGGGGTGCGTTTCGGCCATGTTGAGCGCGGTGAAATTGTGCCAGTCGTCCTCGATCTCGGGGCCGGTGGCGACCGCGAAGCCGAGGTCCGCGAAAAGCTCCGCGATCTCGTCCATCACCTGGCTGACCGGGTGGACGCTGCCCTGCGGCATCTGCGGCGCGGGCAGCGTGAGGTCTATCACTTCGGTCGCGAGCTTGGCTTCGAGCGCGGCGGCTTCGAGCACCGCCTTGCGATCCTCGATCGCATCGGCGACGCGCGCGCGCATCCCCTGCAGGCGCGGCCCTTCGGTCTGGCGTTCCTCCGGGCTCATCTTGCCCAGCGTCTTCATCAGCGCGTTAAGCCAGCCCTGCTTGCCCAGCGCCTCCACCCGGATCGCCTCGAGAGTGTCGAGATCGTCAGCGGCATGCAGCCGTTCCAGCGTCTCGGTGACTTTTGCTTCGTGTTCGGAAGAATCTGTCATGCTCGTCATTCCTGCGCAGGCAGGAACCCATCTCCATCGTTCAAGGCCGGTGTGACGGGATCGGTGGCAACATCGCGAAGCCCAGATCGACCGCCAGATCGCGCCAGTCGGCATTTGTCTCGCGAATGAGATTGATCTTCCATTCGCGCTTCCATTTCTTGATCCTTTTTTCGCGCAGGATCGCTGCGTCCATCGTGGCATGCTGTTCGAACCAGACGAGACGCCTGACGCCGTAGTCTTTCGTGAACCCTTCAATCAACCCGTCGCGGTGCTCGGCGATGCGTTTGATCAGGTCCGACGTCGCGCCGACATAGAGCGTGCCGTTGCGGCGCGAGGCGAGAAGATAGACCGTCGGCTGAAACGCTTCACACATAGGCTCGTCCGGAGTTGGGTTCCTGCCTGCGCAGGAATGACGAGCAAATTGCGAAGCGCAAAGAAAAAGCGCCTACCCGGGTGGGCGGCGCTTCCTCTTTTCAAACGGCTTCGATCAATCAGGCGGGAAGCGCCCCGGATCGCGGTCCGGGGCAGGCTTCCGCCCGACCTGCTTTACGCAGGCAGGGCGTCCTTCGCCTGCTTGATGATCGCCTTGAAGGCCGCTTCCTCGTTCATGGCGAGGTCGGCCATCACCTTGCGGTCGAGTTCGATGCCGGCCAGCTTGGTGCCGTGCATGAACTGCGAATAGGTCAGGCCTTCCTGGCGGACCGCAGCGTTGATGCGCTGGATCCACAGGGCGCGGAAGCTGCGCTTCTTAACCTTGCGGTCGCGATAGGCGTACTGGCCGGCCTTTTCGACCGCCTGGCGCGCGACGCGAATCGTGTTCTTGCGGCGACCGCGATAGCCCTTGGCCTGGTCGAGCAGCCGCTTGTGCTTCTGGCGCGTGGTGACGCCGCGTTTGATGCGAGGCATTTCGTATATCCTTTCGAAAAAGTCAGGTGTCGCGAGAGACGTGTCTCTCGAGCGATCACTTCAGCCCGTAGGGCGCCCACTTCTTGATGTGGTCGACATCCTGCTTGGCAAGCAGGTCGGTGCCACGGTGCTGGCGGATATACTTCGCATTGTGGCTGATCAGGCGGTGCCGCTTGCCGACGGCGCCGTGCTTGACCTTGCCGGTCGCGGTGAACTTGAAGCGCTTCTTCACACCGCTCTTGGTCTTGAGCTTGGGCATTTTCATCTCCTTTACAGAGACACGTCCGAACCAGCCCTGGCAGCCCTTACAGCCAGGCCGGTGGT is a window of Alteriqipengyuania lutimaris DNA encoding:
- the pheS gene encoding phenylalanine--tRNA ligase subunit alpha; this encodes MTDSSEHEAKVTETLERLHAADDLDTLEAIRVEALGKQGWLNALMKTLGKMSPEERQTEGPRLQGMRARVADAIEDRKAVLEAAALEAKLATEVIDLTLPAPQMPQGSVHPVSQVMDEIAELFADLGFAVATGPEIEDDWHNFTALNMAETHPARAEMDTFYFPDRDGDGNRMLLRTHTSPVQIRTMKAASANGGEPVRIIAPGRVYRSDSDATHTPMFHQVEGLAIDRDIHLGNLKWTLETFFKALFEREDIVLRLRPSYFPFTEPSVEFDVGYSNEGGRRVVGGHGDAEGHDWMELGGSGMVNPRVLEFAGYDPNEWQGFAFGLGIDRLAMLKYGMNDLRAFFDGDARWLSHYGFSPFDQPTLSGGVGARA
- a CDS encoding GIY-YIG nuclease family protein, producing MCEAFQPTVYLLASRRNGTLYVGATSDLIKRIAEHRDGLIEGFTKDYGVRRLVWFEQHATMDAAILREKRIKKWKREWKINLIRETNADWRDLAVDLGFAMLPPIPSHRP
- the rplT gene encoding 50S ribosomal protein L20 produces the protein MPRIKRGVTTRQKHKRLLDQAKGYRGRRKNTIRVARQAVEKAGQYAYRDRKVKKRSFRALWIQRINAAVRQEGLTYSQFMHGTKLAGIELDRKVMADLAMNEEAAFKAIIKQAKDALPA
- the rpmI gene encoding 50S ribosomal protein L35: MPKLKTKSGVKKRFKFTATGKVKHGAVGKRHRLISHNAKYIRQHRGTDLLAKQDVDHIKKWAPYGLK